The Xenopus tropicalis strain Nigerian chromosome 2, UCB_Xtro_10.0, whole genome shotgun sequence genome window below encodes:
- the zmym2 gene encoding zinc finger MYM-type protein 2 (The RefSeq protein has 1 non-frameshifting indel compared to this genomic sequence), which yields MATGLKNVGTAFGGPTPSNTFQSTPVDDDDDVVFIEPVQIAQNTAATEQRNVGFSSSKNEFHRNDSKSHSSNKDLDSFKGAISETIIIDDEEDVVLSHVPDKHTSSFSERRPMDSSRPVSLDFPSSSSFSRNNVNTAMTSAGITTEPDSEIQIANVTTLDSGINSVNDGQIQNAEVRDMNLMITHVTSLQNPGLGDLPNGMQSSNFGVHVQTYPSQGSQNKTGMGPYNPGRINVGGDVFQNGESASHHNPDSWISQSASFPRNQKQTGVDSLSPVASLPKQVFQPPQQQQQQQQQQSQQQQPSKAVKVTCANCKKPLQKGQTAYQRKGSTHLFCSTVCLSTFSHKPAPKKLCTMCKKDITTMKGTIVAQVDSSESFQEFCSTYCLSVYEDKQNASKNQNKSRCTICGKLTEIRHEVSFKNMTHKLCSDHCFNRYRMANGLVMNCCEHCGEYLPSKGAGNNILMVDGQWKRFCSQACLSDFKMISGTGFYIGKGSRVLWNK from the exons ATGGCTACTGGACTAAAAAATGTTGGCACTGCTTTTGGAGGACCAACACCCTCCAATACCTTCCAAAGCACTcctgttgatgatgatgatgatgttgttTTCATTGAACCCGTACAAATTGCACAGAATACTGCAGCAACTGAACAGAGAAATGTTGGATTTTCATCATCAAAAAATGAATTTCATAGGAATGACTCAAAATCACATTCTTCCAACAAGGATTTGGATTCTTTTAAGGGGGCAATAAGTGAGACAATCATCATTGATGATGAGGAAGATGTAGTTCTCAGTCATGTGCCTGATAAGCATACTTCTAGTTTTAGTGAGCGGAGACCTATGGATTCCAGCAGACCTGTCAGTTTGGATTTCCCTTCTTCCTCCAGCTTCTCAAGAAACAATGTTAATACTGCAATGACAAGTGCTGGTATTACTACAGAGCCAGATTCTGAGATTCAGATTGCTAATGTAACTACTTTAGATTCTGGCATAAATTCTGTGAATGATGGCCAGATTCAGAATGCTGAGGTGCGAGATATGAATCTTATGATAACCCATGTGACATCTCTGCAGAACCCTGGCTTAGGAGACCTGCCAAATGGAATGCAGTCAAGTAATTTTGGGGTTCATGTGCAGACGTATCCCTCTCAAGGTTCACAAAACAAAACTGGCATGGGACCATATAATCCAGGTAGAATTAATGTCGGTGGGGATGTATTTCAAAATGGAGAGTCAGCATCACATCACAATCCTG ATTCCTGGATATCTCAGTCTGCTTCATTTCCTAGGAACCAAAAGCAGACTGGAGTGGATTCTCTTTCACCTGTAGCCTCACTTCCAAAACAGGTTTTTCAGCCTccacagcaacagcagcagcagcagcaacagcagcagcagtccCAACAGCAGCAGCCCTCAAAAGCTGTTAAAGTCACTTGTGCAAACTGCAAGAAGCCACTTCAGAAGGGACAGACAGCATATCAGAGGAAAGGATCAACTCATCTGTTTTGTTCAACAGTTTGCTTGTCAACATTTTCACATAAACCAGCCCCAAAGAAGCTCTGCACTATGTGTAAGAA ggATATTACAACGATGAAAGGGACAATTGTTGCCCAGGTTGATTCAAGTGAGTCCTTTCAGGAGTTCTGTAGTACATATTGTTTGTCGGTCTACGAGGACAAACAGAATGCTTCCAAGAATCAGAACAAATCAAGATGCACTATTTGTGGCAAATTAACAGAG ATTCGCCATGAGGTTAGCTTTAAAAACATGACACACAAGCTTTGTAGTGATCACTGCTTCAACCGATACAGGATGGCGAATGGCTTGGTCATGAATTGTTGTGAGCACTGCGGTGAATACTTACCGAGCAAAGGAGCTGGAAATAATATACTTATGGTCGATGGCCAATGGAAGAGGTTTTGTAGCCAAGCCTGCCTCAGTGATTTTAAGATG